TCATCCCGCCTGCAAATGCCGTAGCGAGGCCGACCACCGTGACACCGAATAGGTCGAACTCCTCACGGATTGCCTTGGTGGCCCCGACAAGGGCGAACGCGACGAGCCCGATCGTGTTCATTACGGCGAATGGATCAACGACCAGTACATCGACAATCTCCTGCGTCACTGGTTCCAGACAGGATAACGAGTCTGATGAGTGCTTCGTCTCCACTAACCAGCTCGGGTTCGCTAATCCGTCACGCGCTACACGAGGGCCATCAGATGGAGAAGATTCTCCAGTCCCAATTTCCTACAGGAATTCCGTCTAGACGTGACGAAGCCTCCAACGACGATGATTCAGGTAGATAACTCGCCCAGCACGTTTTGGTGTGTCCGGATGGTCGGTGCGGTGACGTTCGCCACGTCTGCGGCCCCGGATTGCGTCAGCCATCGGCCCTCCTCGCAACCGGCCTTGTAGAGGCAGGCCGCTGCAAACCCGGCCGGATGGACGCCGGTCGTGACGCCGCGCTCTTCAGCTTGCTCCGCGAGGGTTCGGGCCCGCTGTCGGATCTCGTCCGGACACTCGAGGTCCGAGGCGAGTCGCGGCACGAACATGCTGGGGGAGACGGGCTCAGCGGGGAGGCCCAGCTCTTCGTTCAGCGTTTTGTACGAGTTCGTGACCCGTGACTCCGCGACGCGGGCCACCTCGCTGACGTCATCTACCAACCGCGAGAGACCGTTACACCGGCAGGCCCCGTACACGCTGGCGGCGGCGATGGCCTCGATAGATCTGCCTCGAAGCAGATCCTCTTTCTGAGCACTCCGAAAGAGCTGACACGCCTGGTCACGGACCGAATCGGAGAGTTCGAGCGCACTCGTCAACCGTCGCACTTCGCCAAGCCCGTGTGCGAGATTCCGTTCCGCTTTCGACCGCCAGCGACCTCGGGTTTGCTCACGGCGCATCCGAGAGAGTCGCCGTCGCTTCTTCCCGGAGAGGGCGTTCCCCTTCGCGTCGGTGCCGCGACCGATCTCCGTCGACAGGCCGCGATCGTGGCGGGCCGCAGTGAGCGGGGCACCCGTTCGCTCGCACTCTTCGTCGTCGTACGCCCGCCACTCCGGGCCGTGATCGATTCGCTGGTCATCAATGACTAGACCACAGTCCTCGCAGACCGTTTCAACCGCGTTCGTAGTGACTTGGCCGTCGCACTCCGGGCACTGGTTTGTGTTCGAATCAGTTTGGACGTCTTCGTCGAAGCCGCTCTCGTAGATGTCTCTAATTGCCATATGTCTCACCAGATTACGTGGGACTCGCTATCTCGGCGAGCCCCTCACCCATTGAGGGGAAAATAGAAACCACCTCAGAATTGTCCTATCCATACAGAATAGAAAAATTGAGAGGCTTGAAAACTATGCACAATTTATCTACGATAAATGTAAAAACATTCGAATACAGTTCAGAATCAAACGAAAATACAAGGAAGAGAATTCTAGCAATAATTCTCAGAGGTCTTTCAGCCGCTCTTTCTCCTGTTCGGTCATGTCGAGCGGGCCGTACACCCACTCGGGCTTCCGCTTGAGAATCGAATACCACACGCCGGCGAGTTGTGGCGCATCCTGGTTCAACTCGTGGCGACTCTGTGAAAGCCGTTCAAGTTCTTCTCGCAACTGGACGTGTTCCACATCGTCATCTCGTAGTTCGAGATCAATGAAGTAACAGACTTCATCGTAGAGCTCTTGGAACTCCTGTCCTTGGCGATAGTAGGTTTCCGAGTCCCGCTGTGGATGATGGTACGCTTTGATCAACGCGACGACTCCGATGGAAATCGAGAGGATCGCCATTACAGTTGGCCCGACCTGCCCCAGCCGCAATCCGTAGAGGAGGACCCCGGCAAAAATTAGTGTCAGCCATTCGCTCCCGATTGCGACCAACCCGAGCACTTTCGACGCGAGATAGTACCGGCGCATCGTCCAGATGAGGTTGTTTTTCTCCTTCAGTGCTTTCTCGTAGATGCGCTGTCTCCGTGCGTCCTCAAACTCGTCATCCGTCATTACCGACCACCACGGGGTGGATCAATCGAAGCTCCGTCCATACACTTCTTTCAGCTTCGCCTTCGCCTCGTCGGTTTTTCCCGCCCGTTCCAGCCGTCGCGCCTCCTTGATCTTCTCCTGCGCCTTCTGCGCCTCTTTCCGGGCATTCTGCCGATCTTCCCTGTTCATGTACCCGTCAACGGTCTCGTCGCTGTACACCGGGTCGCGCACCACGTCCAGCTTCCGCTTGCTCTGCGTGTTCTCTGGAAGTCCGTCGAAGAACTCCTCTGCCGTCTCGTTCAAGGGCTTGTTCTTGTCCATCTGGTTCCGGACGTGGTGGTACGCCATAACCTCTAGATGATAGGACCCGTACGGCTTCCCGTGTTTCTCGTTCCATGACTTAACGTTCCGGACGAACCGCTCTAGCTTACCGTTTCTGGACTGGTTCACCGCTTCGAACATCTGCTTGTACCGTCGCGGGTTTGTCTTCACCCAGCGTCCCCCGCTGTGGGTGTCCGGGATGATGTACCCGCCGCTGGCCCGCTCGAACGCTGGCACCACGTCGACCTTCATGTCGCGGTACTCGATGACGACTGCGTTCCGGGCGATGCTGACGTTCGACTTTTTATACCGGGGATCGTTCTCGATGACCTGCTTCAACCGTTGCAACAGGTTCCGTTCACCGTTCTTCTGATCCAGATACCGACCGTACTTCTCCGGTCGAGAACGTACATCGCGTCCGCATCCGAGTGTTCATTGAACGGTCCGGTCATCGTCCCCGGGTGAATGACCCGATCATGTGTCGCTCCTTCACCGGGACCTTGTCGCCGAGGACCTCGTCTAGGCTCTCTAGCCGTTCGTTGATGGTCTCGCCCTGTCGCTCCGTAATCTTCGCGTCATCGGCTGCCTTCTCGTACCCTTCTTCGATTTCTTCACGGGCGTCTGGGTTCTTGTCTCCGAGAACGTCGGCCAAGCGCCCCCGGCGCCACCTCCCCCCGGTCCGGATCGCCGTGATCGCGGCACCGTCTGTGTGTACCCAGTCGTATTGGTGTTACCGCCCATCTGCTACACCTCCGGAGACCGGCGAGTCCGCAAACATCCCGAGCGGCGTTTGCCCGTGTCCCAACTCGGCCTCAATCGCCGTCGAAGCCTCCGCCAGACGACGAACGGCCTCGCGTTTGGGCTGGTTGCGGTACTCCGTTTCCCAGATCCACCCCTTTCCGGCGGTCGCCACGACCTGTGGGGGCGTGAGCCTCAACAGGTTCGTCGATTGAAGACCGATGGTCAGGATTTTGTCAACCTGCGAGTTCGCCGCTACCTCTTGGAGGTCCTGCACGAGCTTGGTCTTCTGGTAGCCGGCGCCCGGTCCAAAGTACTGCTTCGTGTACACCGCACAGTAGCTGGTACCATCGCGTCCATGACGTCATAGCAGATTTGCCGTTCCCACGTCTCCTCCCCCTTGATGAGTGGGATGAACGCGATTTGGTGGCCGAGTTCGTCGTAGAGATAGAGTGTGATCTCCATACACTCCATGACGTTTCGCGTACGGCGGCCAGATTCTTGGTCGCGGTAGGTCGGGTGGTCGCCGGGCA
This is a stretch of genomic DNA from Salinigranum rubrum. It encodes these proteins:
- a CDS encoding transcription initiation factor IIB, with product MAIRDIYESGFDEDVQTDSNTNQCPECDGQVTTNAVETVCEDCGLVIDDQRIDHGPEWRAYDDEECERTGAPLTAARHDRGLSTEIGRGTDAKGNALSGKKRRRLSRMRREQTRGRWRSKAERNLAHGLGEVRRLTSALELSDSVRDQACQLFRSAQKEDLLRGRSIEAIAAASVYGACRCNGLSRLVDDVSEVARVAESRVTNSYKTLNEELGLPAEPVSPSMFVPRLASDLECPDEIRQRARTLAEQAEERGVTTGVHPAGFAAACLYKAGCEEGRWLTQSGAADVANVTAPTIRTHQNVLGELST
- a CDS encoding SMODS domain-containing nucleotidyltransferase; the encoded protein is MDQKNGERNLLQRLKQVIENDPRYKKSNVSIARNAVVIEYRDMKVDVVPAFERASGGYIIPDTHSGGRWVKTNPRRYKQMFEAVNQSRNGKLERFVRNVKSWNEKHGKPYGSYHLEVMAYHHVRNQMDKNKPLNETAEEFFDGLPENTQSKRKLDVVRDPVYSDETVDGYMNREDRQNARKEAQKAQEKIKEARRLERAGKTDEAKAKLKEVYGRSFD